A window of Cryptomeria japonica chromosome 3, Sugi_1.0, whole genome shotgun sequence contains these coding sequences:
- the LOC131075083 gene encoding U-box domain-containing protein 25 yields the protein MKADELRISTFVPPFFRCPISLEVMRDPVSLCTGVTYDRANIEKWLDLGKNVCPATMEPLQNLEIVPNHTLRRLIQEWCVSKGLDRIPTPKSPANPSKLNRMLQDMSTESDNNRALETLATLKTLAKSSPRNRKCMLSVGILRPLAQLILGSENREILAQAVGIVACFDSLDDATRGLLRGPSLLKSLLTLLGSDNKEARMSAAILVEYLTRDRTSAREMGSSEGLIEGLISVVREELEESVSAGFGALFNLCVVGRNRMRIAEAPDAVCALTDVINGGGDKKLREKCLGVLDALSTTAEGRAAIDDHTLALPAVVKSLLCVSESADEYSVGILWRICFKSGEENGFNEDLLTGAFKKLLVFVQIDSASPTTKAKANQLLKLFSPMRHSHASS from the coding sequence ATGAAGGCTGACGAGCTGAGGATCTCGACGTTCGTTCCGCCGTTTTTCAGATGCCCGATTTCTCTAGAAGTGATGAGAGACCCGGTGAGTCTGTGCACAGGAGTAACGTACGATCGAGCGAACATTGAGAAATGGCTGGACTTGGGCAAAAACGTGTGCCCTGCCACCATGGAGCCACTACAAAACCTGGAGATCGTCCCCAATCACACCTTACGAAGGCTTATTCAAGAATGGTGCGTCTCCAAGGGCCTCGACAGGATTCCCACACCCAAATCCCCTGCTAATCCTTCTAAACTGAATCGGATGCTCCAAGACATGAGCACCGAATCAGACAACAACAGGGCTCTGGAGACCTTGGCGACTCTCAAGACTCTGGCCAAATCCAGTCcaagaaacagaaaatgcatgctCTCTGTGGGGATTCTCCGGCCCTTGGCGCAGCTCATATTGGGGAGCGAAAACAGAGAAATCTTGGCCCAAGCCGTGGGAATCGTTGCTTGTTTTGACTCGCTTGACGACGCCACTAGAGGGCTCTTGCGTGGCCCGTCCCTGCTCAAATCGTTGCTCACACTTTTGGGTAGTGATAATAAGGAGGCCCGAATGAGCGCCGCAATCTTGGTTGAGTATTTGACCAGGGATCGAACCTCCGCGAGGGAAATGGGTTCCAGCGAAGGCCTAATTGAGGGGCTTATAAGCGTTGTCCGAGAAGAGTTAGAGGAGAGCGTGAGCGCAGGGTTCGGTGCTCTGTTTAATTTGTGCGTTGTGGGCAGGAACAGAATGCGAATTGCAGAAGCTCCGGATGCCGTTTGCGCTCTTACTGATGTTATCAATGGCGGCGGTGATAAGAAATTGAGGGAGAAATGTTTGGGTGTTCTTGACGCCTTGTCCACCACCGCCGAAGGGCGCGCCGCCATTGATGACCACACTCTTGCTTTGCCGGCTGTGGTGAAGAGCTTGCTTTGTGTTTCTGAGAGTGCTGATGAATACTCCGTGGGGATTCTTTGGAGGATTTGCTTCAAATCGGGTGAAGAGAATGGGTTTAATGAGGATCTTTTGACTGGGGCGTTCAAGAAGTTGTTGGTTTTTGTGCAGATCGATTCTGCTTCTCCCACCACCAAGGCCAAGGCCAACCAACTCCTCAAACTCTTCTCTCCGATGCGACATAGCCACGCCTCTTCCTAA